A region from the Acidobacteriota bacterium genome encodes:
- a CDS encoding ATP-binding protein — MARIVRRLLKISLPPRASAFLWGPRRAGKSYWVRQHHPDAPLIDLLQTDVFAEYASRPALLRERFAASPSHLVVIDEVQKVPALLDEVHWLIEHTSLSFLLTGSSARKLRRGHANLLAGRAWRRVMLPLAMPEVDDLDLDRVMTNGLLPPHFLSAHPHEDLRAYVSDYLKEEIAAEALTQNIPAFAEFLRVAALTSSELLNYTNVARETGVSAKVVRTYFDILEDTYLGFRLPPWRRARQRRLIETDKFYLFDVGVTNYLARRRPQPGSSDFGKAFEHYVLMELRAYQAYRAPDMELSYWRTASGYEIDVIVGDLDLAIEIKSGNRVHDGDLRGLRAIAEEHRIRRRIVVCLESAPRTLADGIEVLPWRHFLERLWAGDLGV; from the coding sequence GTGGCGCGTATAGTCAGGCGACTCCTGAAGATCTCGCTCCCGCCGCGGGCCTCGGCATTCCTGTGGGGACCGCGACGCGCAGGCAAGAGCTACTGGGTTCGGCAACACCATCCGGACGCCCCGCTCATCGACCTGCTCCAGACGGACGTGTTTGCGGAGTACGCGTCCCGTCCGGCATTGCTGCGTGAGCGTTTCGCCGCCAGCCCCTCGCACCTGGTCGTGATCGACGAGGTTCAGAAGGTACCGGCCCTCCTCGACGAGGTCCACTGGCTCATCGAACACACCTCGTTGTCGTTTCTCCTGACCGGTTCGAGCGCCCGCAAGCTGCGACGCGGCCATGCCAACCTGCTCGCCGGCAGAGCCTGGCGGCGCGTCATGCTCCCGCTGGCGATGCCCGAGGTTGATGATCTCGATCTCGACCGCGTGATGACCAACGGCCTGCTGCCCCCGCACTTCCTCTCGGCGCATCCGCACGAGGACCTGCGCGCCTATGTCAGCGACTACCTGAAGGAGGAGATCGCCGCCGAGGCCTTGACGCAGAACATCCCTGCGTTCGCCGAGTTCCTGCGCGTGGCGGCGCTCACCAGCAGCGAACTGCTGAACTACACCAACGTGGCGCGCGAGACCGGCGTGTCGGCGAAGGTGGTGCGGACGTACTTCGACATCCTCGAGGACACGTATCTCGGCTTTCGTCTGCCACCGTGGCGACGTGCCAGGCAACGGCGCCTCATCGAGACCGACAAGTTCTATCTCTTCGACGTCGGCGTGACGAACTACCTCGCACGCCGACGGCCGCAGCCCGGTAGTTCCGACTTCGGGAAGGCTTTCGAACACTACGTCCTGATGGAACTGCGTGCGTACCAGGCCTATCGCGCGCCGGACATGGAGTTGTCGTACTGGCGCACCGCGTCCGGCTACGAGATCGACGTCATCGTCGGAGATCTCGATCTCGCCATCGAGATCAAGAGCGGCAACCGCGTCCACGACGGCGACCTGCGCGGACTGCGCGCAATCGCCGAGGAACACCGCATCCGCCGACGGATCGTCGTCTGCCTCGAGTCAGCGCCGCGCACGCTCGCCGACGGCATCGAGGTACTGCCGTGGCGACACTTCCTCGAACGGCTCTGGGCAGGCGATCTCGGCGTGTGA